A single region of the Vicia villosa cultivar HV-30 ecotype Madison, WI linkage group LG4, Vvil1.0, whole genome shotgun sequence genome encodes:
- the LOC131596164 gene encoding indole-3-pyruvate monooxygenase YUCCA6-like, whose product MDSYLREIEGKQANDPLFIEKMNKNNINSTSSKERCLWIPGPLIVGAGPSGLAVAAYLKQKGVPSLILERSNCIASLWKLKTYDRLRLHLPKQVCELPLMKFPSGFPTYPTKQQFIEYLENYSEKFDIRPWFNETVKHAEFDGTLGFWRVRSEGKGGMVTEFVCRWLIVATGENAEAVVPEMEGVGEFGGSIKHTSLYKSGEEFRGKKVLVVGCGNSGMEICLDLCNHDAAPSIVVRDSVHILPRDMLGKSTFGLSMWLLKWLPMQLVDCILLIMSWLLLGDTARFGLVRPRVGPLELKKLSGKTPVLDVGALAKIKRGDIKVHPGIKRLKRYTVEFVDGKIENFDAIILATGYKSNVPYWLKDEDMFSKKDGYPRKPFPNGWKGENGLYAVGFTKRGLLGASMDAKNIAQDIEWCWKSEAKHTFAFALLPQSKS is encoded by the exons ATGGACTCTTACCTGAGAGAAATAGAAGGAAAACAAGCCAATGATCCTTTATTCATAGAGAAAATGAACAAAAACAACATCAATTCAACTTCTTCGAAAGAAAGATGTTTATGGATTCCAGGTCCATTGATAGTAGGAGCAGGACCTTCAGGACTGGCAGTAGCAGCATACCTAAAACAAAAAGGTGTTCCAAGCTTAATACTAGAAAGATCAAACTGCATAGCCTCACTATGGAAACTAAAAACCTACGACCGACTTCGTCTTCATTTACCGAAACAAGTTTGCGAGCTTCCATTGATGAAATTCCCTTCTGGTTTCCCAACATATCCAACAAAACAACAGTTCATAGAGTATTTGGAAAATTACTCGGAGAAATTCGATATTAGGCCTTGGTTCAATGAGACAGTGAAGCATGCTGAGTTTGATGGTACACTTGGATTTTGGAGGGTGAGGAGTGAGGGGAAAGGAGGGATGGTTACCGAGTTTGTTTGTCGGTGGTTGATCGTTGCGACGGGGGAGAATGCAGAGGCGGTGGTGCCGGAGATGGAAGGAGTTGGTGAGTTTGGAGGTAGTATAAAGCATACTAGTTTGTATAAAAGTGGTGAGGAGTTTAGAGGGAAGAAAGTTTTGGTTGTTGGATGTGGGAATTCTGGTATGGAAATTTGTTTGGATCTTTGTAATCATGATGCTGCTCCTTCTATTGTGGTTAGAGATTCA GTACACATCCTACCAAGAGATATGCTGGGAAAATCAACTTTTGGGCTGTCCATGTGGTTGCTCAAGTGGCTGCCTATGCAGCTTGTGGATTGCATCCTTCTCATCATGTCCTGGCTATTGCTCGGCGACACGGCgcgattcggtttggttcggccCCGTGTGGGACCCCTTGAACTCAAAAAATTGTCTGGAAAGACACCGGTCCTAGATGTGGGTGCCCTTGCCAAGATTAAAAGAGGAGACATTAAG GTACATCCAGGAATCAAGAGGTTAAAACGTTACACAGTGGAATTTGTTGATGGAAAGATAGAAAATTTTGATGCCATCATATTGGCAACTGGTTACAAAAGTAATGTACCTTATTGGCTAAAG GATGAGGATATGTTCTCTAAGAAAGATGGATACCCTAGGAAGCCATTTCCTAATGGATGGAAAGGTGAAAATGGCCTCTATGCTGTTGGTTTCACCAAACGTGGACTTCTTGGTGCATCTATGGATGCAAAAAATATAGCTCAAGATATTGAATGGTGTTGGAAATCTGAGGCTAAGCATACTTTTGCTTTTGCTCTATTGCCACAATCCAAGTCATGA